A portion of the Candidatus Polarisedimenticolaceae bacterium genome contains these proteins:
- the nadB gene encoding L-aspartate oxidase has protein sequence MAELVEAEVLVLGSGIAGGVTALRLADAGIPVVVATRAADPGESNTIWAQGGIIYRGHDDSAEKLAEDVARAGAGHCNPEAVAILASEGADRVREVLLERLEVPFDRDDRGGLALAREGGHTLPRILHAADFTGRAIEEALVGALRAHRNVRLLTSHTAVDLLTPSHHASNRLHVYDPPKAIGAYLLERDGDRVVRCVARKTVLATGGLGQIFLRTTNPAGARGDGLAMAVRAGARVINAEFIQFHPTTFFHPHAPRLLISEAVRGDGARLTDAAGQPFMQRYDPEWRDLAPRDVVARGIHQEMLEHGVPNVFLDLRSYIPRERILEHFPTIHRDLLAYGTDVTKDLVPVVPAAHYACGGVWVDAWGRTTIRDLYAVGEVACSGVHGANRLASTSLLEGVVWGCRAAADVERTLTSAPPPDAGEIPPWRDAGRERPDPALVAQDMSSIQHIMWNYVGLVRTTPRLERALHELRSLEWEVERFYRRARMTDGLVGLRNAVRTAAVVAQAAWENKRSMGCHYRV, from the coding sequence ATGGCCGAGCTCGTCGAAGCCGAAGTCCTCGTCCTCGGAAGCGGCATCGCCGGCGGCGTGACCGCGTTGCGCCTCGCCGACGCGGGGATCCCGGTGGTGGTCGCGACGCGGGCGGCGGATCCCGGGGAGAGCAACACGATCTGGGCGCAGGGTGGGATCATCTACCGGGGGCATGACGACTCGGCCGAGAAGCTCGCCGAGGACGTCGCGCGCGCCGGGGCCGGGCACTGCAACCCCGAGGCGGTGGCGATCCTGGCGAGCGAGGGCGCCGACCGGGTCCGCGAGGTCCTCCTCGAGCGCCTCGAGGTCCCGTTCGACCGGGACGACCGCGGGGGGCTCGCGCTCGCACGCGAAGGCGGGCACACGCTCCCGCGCATCCTCCACGCGGCCGACTTCACCGGACGCGCGATCGAGGAGGCGCTGGTCGGGGCCCTCCGCGCGCACCGCAACGTGAGGCTGCTGACGTCGCACACCGCGGTCGACCTGCTCACCCCTTCGCACCACGCGTCGAACCGGCTCCACGTCTACGACCCTCCGAAGGCGATCGGGGCGTACCTGCTGGAGCGGGACGGCGATCGCGTCGTGCGCTGCGTCGCGCGCAAGACGGTGCTCGCGACGGGCGGGCTCGGTCAGATCTTCCTGCGGACGACCAATCCCGCCGGAGCGCGCGGCGACGGTCTCGCGATGGCGGTCCGCGCGGGAGCGCGCGTCATCAACGCGGAGTTCATCCAGTTCCACCCGACGACGTTCTTCCACCCGCACGCGCCGCGGCTGCTGATCTCGGAGGCGGTGCGCGGGGACGGCGCGCGCCTCACCGACGCGGCGGGGCAGCCGTTCATGCAGCGTTACGACCCCGAGTGGCGCGATCTCGCCCCCCGCGACGTCGTCGCGCGCGGCATCCACCAGGAGATGCTCGAGCACGGCGTGCCGAACGTCTTCCTCGACCTGCGGAGCTACATCCCGCGCGAGCGCATCCTCGAGCACTTCCCGACGATCCACCGCGACCTGCTCGCCTACGGTACCGACGTCACGAAGGACCTCGTGCCGGTGGTGCCCGCGGCGCACTACGCCTGCGGCGGCGTCTGGGTCGACGCATGGGGGCGCACCACGATCCGCGACCTGTACGCCGTGGGGGAGGTGGCGTGCAGCGGCGTGCACGGGGCGAACCGGCTGGCCTCGACGTCGCTTCTCGAGGGCGTGGTCTGGGGATGCCGCGCGGCTGCGGACGTCGAGCGCACGCTTACGTCCGCGCCGCCTCCCGACGCCGGCGAGATCCCCCCGTGGCGCGACGCCGGACGCGAGCGCCCCGACCCCGCGCTCGTCGCCCAGGACATGTCGTCGATCCAGCACATCATGTGGAATTACGTCGGGCTGGTGCGAACGACCCCCCGGCTCGAGCGCGCGTTGCACGAGCTGCGCAGCCTCGAGTGGGAGGTCGAACGGTTCTACCGCCGCGCCCGGATGACGGACGGTCTCGTCGGCCTGCGTAATGCCGTCCGGACGGCCGCCGTCGTGGCGCAGGCCGCCTGGGAGAACAAGCGAAGCATGGGGTGCCACTATCGTGTCTGA
- the nadA gene encoding quinolinate synthase NadA, translated as MTPQAMYEQLHARLHRVVPDVELREKAVVAAAILDEKRRRNAVILGHNYMEPALFHSICDITGDSLELSRRAAKAEADVIVFCGVRFMAETAKILNPSRTVLLPAEKAGCSLAASITAADVRALKARFPGVPVVSYVNTYADVKAESDVCCTSSNAVAVVESLHTDTVIFLPDEYLARNVARETGKHIVFPSRDGGPVAGDLDVQMIGWRGRCEVHERFTVADVEAARRQFPGVLVLAHPECSPEVVAASDFSASTTAMARRVAESNAPSYLLLTECSMGDNIAAANPAKEMLRYCSIRCPHMNEITLEDTLASLRNDRWRIEVPEPIRTRAALALERMIAIG; from the coding sequence ATGACCCCGCAGGCCATGTACGAGCAGCTCCACGCCCGGCTCCACCGGGTCGTCCCCGACGTCGAGCTTCGCGAGAAGGCCGTCGTCGCCGCGGCGATCCTCGACGAGAAGCGCCGTCGCAACGCCGTCATCCTCGGCCACAACTACATGGAGCCGGCGCTGTTCCATTCGATCTGCGACATCACGGGGGACTCCCTCGAGCTGTCGCGGCGCGCCGCGAAGGCCGAGGCCGACGTGATCGTCTTCTGCGGGGTGCGCTTCATGGCGGAAACGGCGAAGATCCTCAACCCGTCCCGCACCGTGCTCCTTCCCGCCGAGAAGGCAGGCTGCTCGCTCGCGGCGAGCATCACCGCCGCCGACGTGCGGGCGCTGAAGGCGCGTTTCCCCGGCGTGCCGGTCGTCTCGTACGTGAACACCTACGCCGACGTCAAGGCCGAGAGCGACGTGTGCTGCACCTCCTCGAACGCCGTGGCGGTCGTCGAATCGCTCCACACGGACACGGTGATCTTCCTTCCCGACGAGTACCTCGCGCGCAACGTCGCCCGCGAGACCGGCAAGCACATCGTCTTCCCGTCGCGGGACGGCGGACCGGTCGCGGGCGACCTCGACGTCCAGATGATCGGCTGGAGGGGACGCTGCGAGGTCCACGAGCGCTTCACGGTCGCCGACGTCGAGGCGGCGCGCCGGCAGTTCCCCGGCGTCCTCGTCCTCGCGCATCCCGAGTGCAGCCCCGAGGTCGTCGCCGCGTCGGATTTCTCCGCGTCGACGACGGCGATGGCGCGCCGGGTCGCCGAATCGAACGCACCGTCCTACCTCCTGCTCACCGAGTGCTCGATGGGGGACAACATCGCGGCGGCGAACCCGGCGAAGGAGATGCTCCGTTACTGCAGCATCCGGTGTCCGCACATGAACGAGATCACCCTCGAGGACACCCTCGCCTCGCTCCGGAACGACCGCTGGCGGATCGAGGTCCCCGAGCCGATCCGGACCCGCGCGGCGCTCGCCCTCGAGCGCATGATCGCGATCGGCTGA
- a CDS encoding metallophosphoesterase, whose product MIWVVGDVHGCVRAFERLVREIRLDPERDALWSAGDLVNTGPHSLETLRLWRDLGGRAVLGNHDIYALRAFAGAVPRHHDRLDGLFAAPDAGELLAHLRAQPLFVRLGPEVVLVHAGLHPRWDDPEKLLTTTGPHDDAWLAREETTFATRVRCCTEDGTRTKHVGPPADCPPPFRAWDSFYRGNDLVVHGHWAWRGYHRSGRVLGLDSGCVYGGELTAWCVEEDRVVRTEGGQT is encoded by the coding sequence GTGATCTGGGTGGTCGGCGACGTCCACGGCTGCGTGCGGGCCTTCGAGCGGTTGGTCCGCGAGATCCGGCTCGATCCCGAGCGGGACGCCTTGTGGTCCGCGGGCGACCTCGTGAACACCGGCCCCCACTCCCTGGAGACGCTGCGCCTCTGGCGGGACCTCGGCGGCCGGGCCGTCCTGGGGAACCACGACATCTACGCCCTGCGGGCGTTTGCGGGGGCGGTCCCCCGGCATCACGACCGGCTCGACGGGCTGTTCGCCGCCCCCGACGCGGGGGAGCTCCTCGCGCACCTGCGCGCGCAGCCGCTGTTCGTCCGGCTCGGGCCGGAGGTCGTCCTCGTGCACGCGGGACTGCACCCGCGCTGGGACGACCCGGAGAAGCTCCTCACGACCACCGGGCCGCACGACGACGCGTGGCTCGCGCGCGAGGAGACGACCTTCGCGACCCGCGTCCGCTGCTGCACCGAGGACGGGACCCGCACGAAACATGTCGGCCCACCTGCGGACTGCCCTCCCCCGTTCCGGGCGTGGGACTCGTTCTACCGGGGGAACGACCTCGTCGTGCACGGGCATTGGGCGTGGCGGGGGTACCACCGGTCCGGGCGCGTCCTCGGCCTCGACTCCGGTTGCGTGTACGGCGGGGAGCTGACGGCGTGGTGCGTCGAAGAGGATCGGGTCGTTCGGACGGAGGGGGGTCAGACCTGA
- the boxB gene encoding benzoyl-CoA 2,3-epoxidase subunit BoxB: MQLFEKIPNNVNLSQDKKLLRALEKWQPNYLKWWSDAGPADYQVDEIYLRTAISVDAKGWAHFDYVKMPDYKWGIFLTPPEHDRRIGFGDFFGNPAWQEVPGEFRNQLRRIIVTQGDTEPASVEQQRLLCDSAPSQYDCRNLFQVNVEEGRHLWAMVYLLHAYFGRDGREEADELLERRSGYTDKPRILSTFNEPIEDWLSFYMFTMFTDRDGKYQLLALAESGFDPLARTTRFMLTEEAHHMFVGETGVGRVIQRACELMKSDKNEDARAQGGIGLDLIQKYVNFWYSSSLDLFGGEISSNAAEYFAAGLKGREHEEKFEDHVALNATYHVPVYEDGRVTDREVPLRNAMNEVLRDAYIDDNQRGVDRWNKIIADQGVNFTVKLPHRRFNRAMGIYRGHHFDPEGNPISKETWERRKYDWLPTESDKTYVKSLMLPVLERGKMAHWIAKPERGIKGQPIDFEYIRRV; encoded by the coding sequence ATGCAGCTCTTCGAGAAGATCCCCAACAACGTGAACCTCTCGCAGGACAAGAAGCTCCTGCGCGCGCTCGAGAAGTGGCAGCCGAACTACCTGAAGTGGTGGTCGGACGCGGGGCCCGCCGACTACCAGGTCGACGAGATCTACCTGCGCACCGCGATCTCGGTCGACGCCAAGGGGTGGGCGCACTTCGACTACGTGAAGATGCCCGACTACAAGTGGGGGATCTTCCTGACCCCGCCCGAGCACGACCGCCGGATCGGCTTCGGCGACTTCTTCGGGAACCCGGCGTGGCAGGAGGTCCCCGGCGAGTTCCGGAACCAGCTCCGGCGCATCATCGTGACGCAGGGGGACACCGAGCCCGCGTCGGTGGAGCAGCAGCGTCTGCTGTGCGACAGCGCCCCTTCGCAATACGACTGCCGGAACCTCTTCCAGGTGAACGTCGAGGAGGGGCGCCACCTGTGGGCGATGGTGTACCTGCTGCACGCCTACTTCGGGCGCGACGGGCGCGAGGAGGCGGACGAGCTGCTCGAGCGGCGGTCCGGGTACACCGACAAGCCGCGCATCCTCTCGACGTTCAACGAGCCGATCGAGGACTGGCTGTCGTTCTACATGTTCACGATGTTCACCGACCGGGACGGGAAGTACCAGCTGCTCGCCCTGGCGGAGAGCGGCTTCGACCCGCTCGCGCGCACGACGCGCTTCATGCTCACCGAGGAGGCGCACCACATGTTCGTCGGCGAGACGGGCGTGGGTCGCGTCATCCAGCGGGCCTGCGAGCTCATGAAGAGCGACAAGAACGAGGACGCGCGCGCGCAGGGAGGGATCGGCCTGGATCTCATCCAGAAGTACGTCAACTTCTGGTACTCGTCGTCGCTCGACCTGTTCGGCGGGGAGATCTCGTCGAACGCGGCGGAGTACTTCGCCGCGGGGCTCAAGGGGCGCGAGCACGAGGAGAAGTTCGAGGACCACGTCGCCCTCAACGCGACGTACCACGTCCCGGTCTACGAGGACGGCCGCGTCACGGACCGCGAGGTTCCGCTGCGCAACGCGATGAACGAGGTCCTGCGCGACGCCTACATCGACGACAACCAGCGCGGCGTGGACCGCTGGAACAAGATCATCGCCGACCAGGGGGTGAACTTCACCGTCAAGCTCCCGCACCGGCGCTTCAACCGCGCGATGGGGATCTACCGCGGTCACCACTTCGACCCGGAGGGGAACCCCATCTCCAAGGAGACGTGGGAGCGCCGGAAGTACGACTGGCTCCCCACCGAGTCCGACAAGACCTACGTGAAGAGCCTCATGCTCCCCGTCCTCGAGCGCGGCAAGATGGCCCACTGGATCGCGAAGCCCGAACGCGGGATCAAGGGGCAGCCGATCGATTTCGAGTACATTCGGAGGGTCTGA